Proteins co-encoded in one Patescibacteria group bacterium genomic window:
- a CDS encoding UDP-N-acetylglucosamine 1-carboxyvinyltransferase, producing MDFEINGGKKLSGTITTNTAKNSAVVLLFAALLNKNKTTLIGMPRIEEVKRLIIVLKSLKVKINWVGKNNLEIIPPKKINIKNINKQTAMKTRSVILLLGPMIHLLKKFEIPQPGGCKLGQRTIKPHFFALEKMGVKIEARPKSYSIRNKQLTPAKIVLYESGDTVTENAIMAASRIKGKTTIKLASANYQVQDLCYFLKKLGIKINGIGTTTLTIFGNPNIDKQIKYNLSEDPIESMLFISIAATTNSSLTIKRCPIEFLELELLKLDKMGFNFKILKKYKSKNGFTKLVDLKTFPSKLKALEEKIYARPFPGLNIDNLPFFVPIATQAKGTTLIHDWIYEGRALYYIELSKMNANIILADPHRIYIKGPVKLKASEIICPPALRPSAIILIAMLQAKGKSILRNVISILRGYESLANRLNKIGADIQIIKKND from the coding sequence ATGGACTTTGAAATAAATGGAGGCAAAAAATTATCAGGGACTATTACTACAAATACAGCTAAAAATTCTGCTGTTGTTTTGCTTTTTGCTGCCTTGCTAAACAAAAATAAAACAACATTGATTGGCATGCCTAGAATTGAAGAAGTAAAACGTCTAATCATTGTATTAAAGAGTTTAAAAGTAAAAATAAATTGGGTTGGAAAAAATAATTTAGAAATTATCCCTCCTAAAAAAATAAACATCAAAAACATTAACAAGCAAACAGCCATGAAAACAAGAAGCGTAATCCTGCTACTGGGGCCAATGATTCACTTATTAAAAAAATTTGAAATACCACAACCAGGTGGTTGTAAGCTTGGGCAAAGAACAATCAAACCACATTTTTTTGCCTTAGAAAAAATGGGGGTTAAAATTGAAGCAAGGCCAAAATCATATTCAATTAGAAACAAACAATTAACTCCAGCTAAAATCGTGCTTTATGAATCAGGAGATACTGTTACTGAAAATGCCATCATGGCAGCCAGTCGAATAAAAGGCAAGACAACTATCAAGCTTGCTTCAGCAAATTACCAAGTTCAAGATTTGTGTTATTTCTTAAAAAAACTAGGCATTAAAATAAATGGAATTGGAACAACCACTTTAACTATTTTCGGCAACCCAAACATTGATAAACAAATAAAATACAATCTTAGCGAGGACCCAATTGAATCAATGCTTTTTATTTCTATTGCTGCCACCACTAATTCCAGCTTAACAATAAAAAGATGCCCAATTGAATTTTTGGAATTAGAATTATTAAAATTAGATAAAATGGGTTTTAATTTCAAAATTTTAAAAAAATATAAATCTAAAAATGGATTTACCAAATTAGTTGATTTAAAAACATTTCCATCAAAATTAAAGGCATTAGAAGAAAAAATTTATGCCAGACCTTTCCCTGGACTAAATATTGACAACTTGCCCTTTTTTGTACCAATAGCAACTCAAGCCAAAGGAACAACCCTGATTCATGACTGGATATATGAAGGGCGAGCTTTATATTATATTGAACTCTCTAAAATGAATGCAAATATTATATTAGCAGACCCACACAGAATTTATATAAAAGGACCTGTAAAATTAAAAGCCAGTGAAATCATTTGTCCGCCAGCCTTACGTCCTTCTGCAATTATCTTGATTGCCATGTTGCAAGCCAAGGGAAAATCAATACTACGAAACGTTATCTCGATTTTAAGAGGATATGAATCCTTGGCCAATAGATTAAACAAAATAGGAGCAGACATTCAAATAATTAAAAAAAATGACTGA
- the ruvB gene encoding Holliday junction branch migration DNA helicase RuvB, whose translation MSEFKTKNIVDSQELPEDKKVDLNIRPTSLSGFIGQDKLKKNLKIFIKAALKRKEALDHSLFHGSHGLGKTTLSYIIAKEMNSQIQITSGPALEKVGDLAAILTNLKDKGILFIDEIHRLNRNIEEALYPAMEEYALDIIVGKGPSAKILRIDLPKFTLIGATTRPSLISPPLRDRFGAVFQIDFYKEEDIKDIIKRSSSILEIKIEDQAAFEIAKRSRFTPRIANRLLKRVRDFAHVKNVNIINLDIVFNAMDVLEIDKYGLNYVDRKILDILIKKFSGGPIGVKTLSAATGEDINSLEEIYEAYLMQIGFLERTPRGRKVTNLAYKHLGYKEDLLL comes from the coding sequence ATGTCAGAATTTAAAACAAAAAATATTGTTGATAGCCAAGAACTCCCAGAGGACAAAAAAGTGGACTTAAATATAAGGCCAACTAGTTTGTCCGGGTTTATTGGGCAAGATAAATTAAAGAAAAATTTAAAAATTTTTATAAAAGCTGCTTTGAAAAGGAAAGAGGCCTTAGATCATTCATTATTTCATGGGTCTCATGGACTTGGAAAAACAACCCTTTCTTATATCATTGCCAAAGAAATGAATTCTCAAATACAAATTACATCTGGGCCAGCTTTGGAAAAAGTTGGTGATTTAGCAGCCATTTTAACAAACTTAAAAGATAAAGGAATTTTATTTATTGATGAGATTCATAGATTGAACAGAAATATAGAAGAAGCATTATATCCGGCCATGGAAGAATATGCTTTAGATATTATAGTAGGCAAGGGGCCATCTGCAAAAATTCTTCGAATAGATTTGCCAAAATTTACTTTGATTGGAGCTACAACTAGGCCAAGTTTAATTTCTCCTCCATTAAGAGACAGATTTGGAGCAGTTTTTCAGATTGATTTTTATAAAGAAGAAGACATTAAAGATATTATTAAAAGGTCTTCAAGCATTCTCGAAATTAAAATAGAAGACCAGGCAGCTTTCGAAATTGCTAAGCGCTCAAGATTTACTCCTAGAATAGCCAATCGTTTATTAAAGAGAGTTCGTGACTTTGCACATGTAAAAAATGTTAATATAATTAATTTAGACATTGTTTTTAATGCAATGGATGTACTTGAAATAGACAAATATGGATTAAATTATGTTGATAGAAAAATTTTAGATATTTTAATTAAAAAATTTTCAGGTGGGCCAATAGGAGTTAAAACATTGTCAGCCGCTACTGGCGAAGACATTAACTCTTTAGAAGAAATTTATGAAGCATATTTAATGCAGATTGGTTTTCTTGAAAGAACACCAAGGGGACGTAAAGTTACTAATCTAGCCTACAAACACCTTGGCTATAAAGAAGATTTATTATTATGA
- the rpmA gene encoding 50S ribosomal protein L27: MAHKKAGGSTRLGRDSKGQRLGVKKFGGESVNQGEIIIRQKGTKFHPGKNVKRGKDDTLYSTAQGFVLFTRRKIKNFTGKLCWKKFVNVSSKRK; encoded by the coding sequence ATGGCCCATAAAAAAGCAGGCGGTTCAACTAGGTTAGGACGCGACTCAAAAGGACAAAGACTAGGTGTTAAAAAGTTTGGAGGAGAAAGCGTAAATCAAGGAGAAATTATTATCCGCCAAAAAGGAACAAAATTTCATCCAGGAAAAAATGTGAAAAGAGGAAAAGATGACACTCTTTATTCTACTGCACAAGGGTTTGTTTTATTTACAAGGAGAAAAATAAAAAACTTCACAGGAAAATTATGTTGGAAAAAATTTGTTAATGTAAGCTCCAAAAGAAAATAA
- the guaB gene encoding IMP dehydrogenase, which produces MFDKNKIKYGLSFDDVLIVPKYSDISSRKQISTKTRFSRNIKLNIPIVSANMDTVTESQMAIAMARQGGIGIIHRFMPLERQISEITKVKRAESFVIKNPIIVSKQAKLSQALELMDKYKIGGLLVVDKNKYLQGIITARDVRFQDDKDVLVSSIMTNKQDLICASPNVKESQAKKIFLKHKTEKLPLIDRQGKLKGLITSADFIKKSQYINSVKDKSGRLIVGAAIGLKQGMSRTKKLVKAGANVIVIDIAHGHHKKCLELLTSIKTKYKNTIDVVAGNICTQKAAKDLILAGADALKVGIGPGAACSTRSVAGAGVPQITAITDTAKVASRYNIPIISDGGIRVSGHLAKAIGAGASSVMIGSLLAGTEESPGKYFIDNGAVVKIYRGLASRDVSIEREHLEGNKKRPERTPEGISARIAYKGKVDKILQSLIDGLQSGMSYSGSKNIVDFWQKAEFIVISKAGQDEGSVGWLKQNNNH; this is translated from the coding sequence ATGTTTGATAAAAATAAAATAAAATATGGACTGTCTTTTGATGATGTTTTAATTGTGCCAAAATATTCTGACATTTCTTCGCGTAAACAAATTAGCACTAAAACAAGATTTTCCAGAAATATCAAACTTAACATCCCAATTGTTAGTGCTAATATGGATACTGTCACAGAATCACAAATGGCTATTGCTATGGCAAGGCAAGGAGGCATTGGCATTATACATAGGTTTATGCCTTTAGAAAGACAAATATCAGAAATTACTAAAGTTAAAAGAGCAGAAAGTTTTGTTATTAAAAACCCAATCATTGTTTCCAAACAAGCAAAATTATCACAAGCACTTGAATTAATGGATAAGTATAAAATAGGCGGATTATTGGTGGTAGATAAAAATAAATATTTACAAGGCATAATAACTGCTAGAGATGTCCGCTTTCAAGATGATAAAGATGTGCTAGTTTCAAGCATAATGACAAACAAACAGGATTTAATTTGTGCTAGTCCTAACGTGAAAGAATCTCAGGCAAAGAAAATTTTTTTAAAACATAAAACAGAAAAATTGCCATTAATTGACAGACAAGGCAAGTTAAAAGGCCTAATTACCTCGGCTGATTTTATAAAAAAAAGTCAATATATCAACTCAGTCAAAGATAAATCAGGTCGTTTAATTGTTGGGGCAGCTATTGGTTTGAAACAAGGAATGTCCAGAACAAAAAAATTAGTAAAAGCAGGAGCAAATGTTATTGTGATTGATATTGCTCATGGTCATCATAAAAAATGTTTAGAATTACTAACCAGTATTAAAACAAAATATAAAAATACAATTGATGTTGTGGCTGGCAATATCTGCACTCAAAAAGCGGCCAAGGATTTAATATTAGCCGGGGCTGATGCACTTAAGGTTGGGATTGGCCCAGGAGCTGCTTGTTCAACTAGGTCTGTAGCCGGAGCAGGAGTGCCACAAATTACAGCCATAACAGATACAGCCAAAGTTGCTAGTCGTTATAATATTCCAATCATTTCTGATGGAGGCATAAGGGTTTCAGGGCATCTGGCAAAGGCGATTGGGGCAGGGGCATCAAGCGTAATGATTGGAAGTTTGTTGGCTGGCACAGAAGAGTCTCCGGGGAAATATTTTATAGACAATGGTGCGGTTGTCAAAATTTACAGAGGACTTGCTTCTAGGGATGTCTCAATTGAGAGAGAACATTTGGAAGGGAATAAAAAAAGACCAGAGAGAACTCCGGAAGGTATTAGTGCGCGCATCGCCTATAAGGGGAAAGTAGATAAAATTTTACAATCTTTAATTGATGGGCTTCAGTCAGGCATGAGTTATTCTGGCTCTAAAAATATTGTTGATTTTTGGCAAAAGGCAGAATTTATTGTTATAAGTAAGGCTGGACAAGATGAAGGATCAGTTGGCTGGTTGAAACAAAATAATAATCACTAA
- a CDS encoding class I SAM-dependent methyltransferase, translating to MTDMQITRGYGFLENFLAKQREGVANKLILNKYRQGRILDIGCGLFPLFLTNTKFKEKYGLDKIHSRKLEKSDVLLINHDIKQEKKLPFEDNFFDVITMLAVIEHFEKKYATFTLKEIYRILKPGGTYILTTPNKWTHSLLKIMARLKLISQQEIDEHISRYNHNDVKNILTQAGFERKKIQLGYFEFFMNIWGKTIK from the coding sequence ATGACTGACATGCAAATAACTAGAGGTTATGGATTTTTAGAAAATTTTTTAGCCAAACAAAGAGAAGGAGTCGCCAATAAGTTAATTTTAAACAAATATCGGCAAGGCAGAATCTTGGATATTGGGTGTGGATTATTTCCCCTTTTTTTAACAAATACAAAATTTAAAGAAAAATATGGCTTGGATAAAATTCATTCAAGAAAATTAGAAAAATCTGATGTCTTGTTAATAAATCACGACATTAAACAAGAAAAAAAACTACCTTTTGAAGATAATTTTTTTGATGTTATAACAATGTTAGCCGTGATTGAACATTTTGAAAAAAAATATGCAACATTTACATTAAAAGAAATTTATAGAATATTAAAGCCAGGCGGAACATACATTTTAACAACCCCTAATAAATGGACTCATTCATTGTTAAAAATAATGGCCCGATTAAAATTAATAAGCCAACAAGAAATAGACGAACATATATCAAGATACAATCATAATGATGTTAAAAATATTCTTACTCAAGCAGGATTTGAAAGAAAAAAAATTCAATTAGGATATTTTGAATTTTTTATGAATATCTGGGGAAAAACAATTAAATAA
- the mraY gene encoding phospho-N-acetylmuramoyl-pentapeptide-transferase, whose translation MLFYIIKIFVLAVLAFIITVLWTPILTHFLYKYNFGKKIRDEKNAPIFYKFHKDKAGTPTMGGILIWGTVFFISVTIFCLYKFTGLEIFKNLNFLSRGQTLLPLGALIASAIIGCVDDFFNIRKIGSNGGGLKVRHKLILYTIIACFGAWWFFFKLGWDIIDIPFLGSYHIGILYIPLFIFIISATSFSVNETDGLDGLAGGVLLTSFAAYAVIAFVQEKFDLAVFCAVISGSLAAFLWFNVYPARFFMGDTGSMSLGTTLGIVAMLTNTFLILPIIGFILVFESFSVIVQTISKRFRKKKIFLSTPIHHHFQAIGWPEPKIVLRAWLISGIMAIIGLIVFLLDRFL comes from the coding sequence ATGCTTTTTTATATCATTAAAATTTTTGTATTAGCTGTTCTTGCTTTTATTATTACTGTTTTATGGACGCCAATTTTAACTCATTTTCTTTATAAATATAATTTTGGAAAAAAAATTCGTGATGAAAAAAATGCTCCAATTTTTTATAAATTTCACAAAGACAAAGCAGGCACTCCCACAATGGGAGGAATACTTATCTGGGGAACAGTATTTTTTATATCAGTTACTATTTTTTGTTTATATAAATTTACTGGGTTAGAGATTTTTAAAAACTTGAATTTTTTATCTAGAGGGCAAACACTGCTTCCTCTAGGAGCGTTAATTGCATCAGCAATTATTGGTTGTGTTGATGATTTTTTTAATATAAGGAAAATTGGAAGTAATGGCGGAGGGCTAAAGGTTCGTCATAAATTGATTTTATATACAATAATTGCCTGTTTTGGTGCCTGGTGGTTTTTCTTCAAGCTGGGTTGGGATATTATAGATATTCCTTTTTTGGGAAGTTATCATATTGGCATTTTATATATTCCTCTTTTTATTTTTATTATTAGCGCCACTAGTTTTTCGGTTAATGAAACAGATGGTCTTGATGGATTGGCAGGGGGGGTGTTGCTCACTTCTTTTGCCGCTTATGCTGTTATTGCCTTTGTGCAGGAAAAATTTGATTTAGCTGTTTTTTGTGCTGTAATAAGTGGTTCTTTAGCGGCTTTTCTCTGGTTTAATGTTTATCCAGCTAGATTTTTTATGGGCGATACTGGATCCATGTCGCTAGGGACAACGCTTGGCATTGTAGCCATGCTTACAAATACATTTTTAATTTTGCCAATAATTGGTTTTATTCTTGTTTTTGAATCTTTTTCAGTTATTGTTCAGACAATATCAAAGCGTTTTCGGAAAAAGAAGATTTTTTTATCTACCCCAATTCATCATCATTTTCAAGCAATTGGTTGGCCAGAGCCAAAGATTGTCTTAAGAGCATGGCTTATTAGTGGGATCATGGCCATTATTGGATTAATTGTATTTTTACTTGATAGATTTTTATAA
- a CDS encoding S41 family peptidase, whose protein sequence is MIKNKKFILYISLVFFFSFTVGFLIGIDVSPNKIISKSNFLPVPKNIDPDINYDLFRQLWMAVKDDYVDQPVTDKDLFYGSLEGLVQGLDDPYSIFLNPDLAKKFMDDMSGSFEGIGIEIGMRDDRLTVIAPLTGTPAFRAGLLAGDKIYAIDTKSTFGMGLDEAVHLIRGIKGTPVILTVLHKNKNFTEDVEIIRDVIEITSVSWEMKEFPDSNKKIAYIKVSHFSEDTWQAFIDICSVVLRASPDALLLDLRNNPGGYLDTAVDMAGYWVDNDVITFSTDANKYKKEYKSNGPGDFKDIPTVILVNQGSASASEILAGALQDYNQATIIGEQTFGKGSVQELHSFSDGSALKLTVAYWYTPLGRSINENGISPDIDIKITVEDLENKIDLQMDTAIEILKESI, encoded by the coding sequence ATGATTAAAAATAAAAAGTTTATATTATACATCTCACTCGTTTTTTTCTTTTCTTTTACAGTTGGATTTTTAATTGGCATTGATGTTAGTCCTAATAAAATAATTTCAAAATCAAATTTTTTACCAGTTCCAAAAAACATTGACCCTGATATTAATTATGATTTATTCAGACAACTTTGGATGGCTGTAAAAGATGACTATGTTGACCAGCCAGTGACTGATAAAGATTTATTTTATGGGTCATTAGAGGGCCTTGTGCAAGGACTTGATGACCCTTATTCAATTTTTTTAAATCCTGATTTAGCAAAAAAGTTTATGGATGATATGTCGGGTTCTTTTGAGGGGATAGGCATTGAAATTGGGATGAGAGACGATCGTCTTACAGTAATAGCTCCCTTAACTGGCACACCTGCTTTTCGGGCAGGTCTTTTGGCTGGTGACAAAATTTATGCAATTGATACCAAGAGTACATTTGGCATGGGGTTAGACGAAGCAGTTCATTTAATTAGAGGGATAAAAGGCACTCCAGTAATATTGACTGTTTTGCATAAAAACAAAAATTTTACAGAAGATGTTGAAATAATTAGAGATGTTATTGAAATCACATCAGTATCATGGGAAATGAAGGAATTCCCTGATAGCAATAAAAAAATAGCTTACATAAAAGTGTCTCACTTTTCAGAAGATACCTGGCAGGCATTTATAGACATCTGCTCAGTTGTTTTAAGAGCAAGCCCAGATGCCCTTTTATTAGATTTGAGAAATAATCCGGGGGGATATTTAGACACAGCAGTTGATATGGCTGGCTATTGGGTGGATAATGACGTTATTACTTTTTCAACAGATGCAAACAAGTACAAAAAAGAATATAAAAGTAATGGCCCAGGTGATTTTAAAGATATCCCAACAGTTATTTTAGTTAATCAAGGGTCTGCTTCTGCTTCAGAGATTTTGGCAGGAGCATTACAAGACTATAATCAAGCTACTATTATAGGAGAGCAAACATTTGGCAAGGGCTCTGTTCAAGAATTGCATAGCTTTTCAGATGGGTCAGCCCTAAAATTAACTGTTGCTTATTGGTATACTCCGCTTGGCCGTTCAATCAATGAAAATGGAATATCTCCTGACATTGATATAAAAATTACTGTAGAAGATTTAGAGAATAAAATAGATTTACAAATGGATACAGCTATTGAAATTTTGAAAGAATCAATATAA
- a CDS encoding class I SAM-dependent methyltransferase, whose protein sequence is MIKDKIPGGKKLIDAKTLLEKTGIGKKMSVADLGCGRRGHFSLQSAKLVGPQGVVYAIDIVKDALASVEGASKVFGVMNLKTIWADLEIYGSTKLKDDSIDLVILNNVLFQTTKEKEIIKEGIRILKKTGKFLIVDWKKSSTLFGPPMENRVSIDEIKQTTREVGLKLVKEFTAGPSHYALIFKK, encoded by the coding sequence ATGATAAAAGATAAGATCCCGGGAGGTAAAAAATTAATTGATGCAAAAACTCTCTTAGAAAAAACAGGCATTGGTAAAAAAATGTCTGTAGCAGATCTTGGCTGTGGGAGAAGAGGACACTTTTCTCTTCAATCAGCTAAATTGGTTGGCCCCCAAGGAGTTGTTTATGCCATTGATATTGTAAAAGACGCTTTAGCTAGCGTAGAGGGAGCTTCTAAGGTTTTTGGCGTAATGAATCTAAAAACAATTTGGGCTGATTTAGAAATTTACGGCTCAACAAAATTAAAAGATGATTCCATTGATTTAGTTATATTAAATAATGTATTATTCCAGACAACCAAAGAAAAAGAGATAATAAAAGAAGGTATAAGAATATTAAAAAAAACAGGCAAATTTTTAATTGTTGACTGGAAAAAATCATCAACCCTTTTCGGGCCTCCAATGGAAAATAGAGTTAGTATTGATGAAATAAAACAAACTACAAGAGAAGTCGGATTAAAATTAGTTAAAGAATTTACAGCCGGACCAAGTCACTACGCCTTGATATTCAAAAAATAA
- a CDS encoding aminoacyl-tRNA hydrolase, whose product MILIIGLGNPGEKYKQTRHNIGKTIVKNFGKNFEFNKFKQDKKNKAKTTSQKNIILAIPSTYMNESGQTARLLENYFLKEPKSSIWIIHDEIDLPLGKIKISINRSSAGHRGVESIIKQVKSKEIVRFRIGIGKNENIASEKYVLKRFSKDEEETKQKIIKIAQQAIDYAIKNGVSKAMNKYN is encoded by the coding sequence ATGATTTTAATTATCGGGCTGGGAAATCCTGGCGAAAAATACAAACAGACCAGGCATAATATTGGAAAAACAATAGTTAAAAACTTTGGTAAAAATTTTGAATTTAATAAATTCAAACAAGATAAAAAAAATAAAGCCAAGACAACTAGCCAAAAAAATATTATCTTAGCTATTCCTTCTACTTATATGAATGAATCCGGGCAAACTGCCAGACTGTTAGAGAATTATTTTCTCAAAGAACCAAAATCATCAATATGGATTATTCATGACGAAATTGATTTACCATTAGGTAAAATAAAAATATCCATCAATAGATCATCGGCCGGACATCGAGGGGTTGAATCAATAATTAAACAAGTAAAATCAAAGGAGATTGTTAGGTTCAGGATAGGCATTGGGAAAAATGAAAATATTGCTTCTGAAAAATATGTTTTAAAAAGATTCTCAAAAGATGAAGAAGAAACTAAACAAAAAATTATAAAAATAGCCCAACAAGCGATTGATTATGCTATAAAAAATGGCGTTAGCAAAGCAATGAATAAGTATAATTAA
- a CDS encoding FtsW/RodA/SpoVE family cell cycle protein, producing MKKSDSVFLTTIFLLLIFGLFALASSGAFVSCGKTDDCYFYLKHQIIFGLIPGLFFFGFFSFLNYKFLKKIAPILFIISIALLVSVFIDGIGEPRNKVARWISIFGITFQPSEFVKLFLLISMSAFLAKRDKYIKSFKKVFIPLLSCLAIISFLIVKQPDIGTLLIILSSIIVIYFVAGGRIIFLALTGIGIIPVVLLVSPKIQYVIQRISVYFGRATDVSDQAYHVKQAVLAISSGGFWGKGIGHASSKFAYLPEVMSDSIFAVMAEELGFLLISLLVFIYLFIVYRIFYISSLSKDRFAFLLLVGIGSLFIFQTFVNMGAMLGLIPLTGTPLPLVGYGGTNMVVFLMAFGIVANISRHIKT from the coding sequence ATGAAAAAATCAGATTCTGTTTTTTTGACAACCATATTTCTTTTATTAATATTTGGATTATTTGCCCTGGCTTCGTCAGGGGCTTTTGTTTCTTGCGGGAAAACAGATGATTGTTATTTTTATTTAAAACACCAAATTATTTTTGGTTTAATCCCAGGCCTTTTTTTCTTTGGCTTTTTTTCTTTTTTAAATTATAAGTTTTTAAAAAAAATCGCTCCTATTTTATTTATTATTTCCATCGCCCTTTTAGTTTCTGTATTTATTGATGGAATTGGAGAGCCAAGAAATAAAGTTGCTAGATGGATAAGTATATTTGGAATAACTTTTCAACCATCTGAATTTGTTAAATTGTTTCTTTTGATTTCAATGTCTGCTTTTTTAGCAAAAAGAGACAAATATATTAAAAGTTTTAAAAAAGTTTTTATTCCTTTGTTGTCTTGTTTGGCTATAATATCTTTTTTAATTGTAAAACAACCAGACATTGGAACATTGTTAATAATTCTTTCCAGTATTATAGTGATTTATTTTGTGGCAGGGGGTAGGATTATTTTTCTGGCACTAACTGGAATAGGGATTATTCCAGTGGTTTTACTGGTTTCTCCCAAAATACAATATGTCATACAAAGAATTAGTGTTTATTTTGGCAGAGCAACAGATGTTTCAGACCAAGCATATCATGTCAAACAAGCAGTTTTAGCTATTTCTTCTGGAGGTTTTTGGGGAAAGGGTATAGGTCATGCTTCTTCAAAGTTTGCTTATTTGCCAGAAGTAATGAGTGATTCGATTTTTGCAGTCATGGCAGAAGAGTTAGGTTTTTTGTTGATAAGCTTGCTTGTCTTTATTTATTTATTTATTGTTTACAGAATATTTTATATTTCATCTTTATCAAAAGACAGGTTTGCTTTTCTTTTGCTGGTTGGAATTGGCTCTTTATTTATATTTCAAACATTTGTTAATATGGGAGCAATGCTAGGGTTGATTCCTTTAACTGGCACACCTTTGCCATTAGTTGGTTATGGTGGAACGAATATGGTTGTTTTTTTAATGGCTTTTGGCATTGTAGCTAATATTTCAAGACATATAAAAACATGA
- the der gene encoding ribosome biogenesis GTPase Der — MTKIALIGQVNVGKSTLFNRLIEEKKAIITNLPGTTRDRNYGICKWRGNDLIIIDTGGIEIKKGEQEILDKEIKKQIDKAITEVDLIFFIIENRHPVLPISNFEQQVSKIIKKSNKPAILILNKSDNPKKRMDANSPEWLNFGFKKPVAISAINGGGVGDLLDESMKYINKDNANMLNKIKPANIVKVSIIGKPNVGKSTLLNALLGEEKVITSPTPNTTRGPQDTLIKVKNTFSDDKQYEKELDILLIDTAGIRRKAKVKSLIERIGTTMSLKMIKKSDIILMVLDSSAKVSYQDKTLVRLISERKKALIVVVNKCDLWETKGKKWKAETPNFTVPTAKWTQILFVSAKTGENVKKIFKSIFIVRGNQNRQINEKELNNLLKDVVAKTKLKDDIWEKIKIFHKQTNPHIFMLKMPPKFIRRKLINDAQMNVVKKAIRQKWDFSGIQIEIRISKY, encoded by the coding sequence ATGACTAAAATTGCTTTAATAGGGCAAGTTAATGTGGGAAAATCAACCCTCTTTAATCGTCTAATAGAAGAAAAAAAAGCGATTATCACTAATCTGCCTGGTACAACTAGAGATAGAAATTATGGCATATGTAAATGGCGAGGAAATGATTTAATTATTATAGATACTGGAGGGATTGAAATTAAAAAAGGAGAACAAGAGATATTAGACAAAGAAATAAAAAAACAAATCGACAAAGCAATTACTGAAGTAGATTTGATTTTTTTTATTATAGAAAACAGACACCCTGTTTTGCCTATTTCCAATTTTGAACAACAAGTTAGCAAAATAATTAAAAAATCAAACAAACCAGCCATCCTAATATTAAATAAATCTGATAATCCCAAAAAAAGAATGGACGCTAATAGCCCTGAATGGCTTAATTTTGGATTTAAAAAACCAGTTGCTATTTCTGCTATAAATGGTGGTGGTGTTGGCGACCTATTAGACGAAAGCATGAAATACATAAACAAAGACAATGCTAATATGCTGAATAAAATAAAACCAGCCAACATTGTAAAAGTTTCTATAATTGGCAAACCGAATGTTGGTAAGTCAACCTTGTTAAATGCTCTTTTGGGAGAAGAAAAAGTAATCACCTCTCCTACTCCCAATACAACTAGGGGGCCACAAGATACATTAATAAAAGTTAAAAACACATTTTCAGATGATAAGCAATACGAAAAGGAATTAGACATACTCTTGATCGACACAGCTGGCATAAGAAGAAAAGCAAAAGTCAAATCATTAATTGAAAGAATTGGCACAACCATGTCATTAAAAATGATAAAAAAATCTGACATTATATTAATGGTCTTGGATAGCTCTGCCAAGGTCTCTTATCAAGATAAAACATTAGTAAGACTAATATCTGAGAGAAAAAAAGCACTAATTGTGGTTGTGAATAAATGTGATTTATGGGAGACTAAAGGAAAAAAATGGAAAGCAGAAACTCCTAATTTCACCGTACCAACTGCCAAATGGACTCAAATTCTTTTTGTTTCAGCTAAAACAGGAGAAAATGTTAAAAAAATATTTAAATCTATTTTTATTGTCCGTGGAAATCAGAATAGACAGATTAATGAAAAAGAATTAAACAATTTATTAAAAGATGTTGTTGCCAAAACAAAACTAAAAGATGATATTTGGGAAAAAATAAAAATTTTTCATAAACAAACAAACCCCCATATTTTTATGCTTAAAATGCCACCCAAATTTATAAGAAGGAAACTTATTAATGACGCTCAAATGAATGTTGTAAAAAAAGCTATCAGACAAAAATGGGATTTTTCTGGTATTCAAATTGAAATAAGAATTTCTAAATATTAA